In the Solanum pennellii chromosome 5, SPENNV200 genome, one interval contains:
- the LOC107020958 gene encoding protein GLE1 isoform X1, giving the protein MLMLGGAVKLQLPLPKSVDGVTVDPNPDWTFDALLVELNSIEKKLNPSSKFPIPFTKTESRQLSASKDNSRRGFVMQVSDDDVEDMDRDTKHEVGDHLLMGGKRFACHEIYLSDSDQSEEGLNIELQHDLMDKVGLVECALSEFAHDHQLTIAEEMRDQLSVLEAELTDESEKLASILERVERNTEAQREMNRKFDMQYQRKIAEALDDHLTTVQRDHEHRSQIEERRIRDDAAREEAKRKEKALHEEKARQERIRAETKVQARLEAERVEKEKAAALEAERKAAKEAAAASDKKSSESVMTASPEASKVSKDVTSQPARPISEGQKHSTGNTIRVTENAQKLEEKRLSVYNEIAAQNEALGLGSNKAYRKFEMEIARRIRTITGSKENVRVKADELIKLISGSTCPQSISIAMFAQKVVSLCVKPTGSFNSAVYAYGRVIVHVTSKVPLAMEILIAELNKVCIYTVPKYIMYSEAAFQTKEAYYKAIGYAEEDGKIESTDSYVDRLSACMKLYGALVQTEVDGCQNLHGIREGWAWIARFLNVFPANLYTAAALQAFLEMAGFALHKRYKTQFRKLLDIIARDFLTALKDRGDAKLVKVIVSLRSYIESNQFLNEPEGWRLRSSLESHNFAPDSDHDQQYHYQQNRFY; this is encoded by the exons ATGTTGATGCTAGG GGGTGCTGTTAAACTGCAACTTCCGTTGCCTAAAAGTGTTGATGGAGTCACCGTGGATCCAAATCCTGATTGGACCTTTGATGCTTTATTGGTTGAGCTCAATTCGATTGAGAAGAAGCTCAATCCATCATCAAAATTTCCAATACCTTTTACGAAAACAGAATCTCG ACAACTCTCGGCTTCGAAGGATAATTCTCGGAGAGGCTTTGTTATGCAAGTGTCTGATGACGACGTGGAGGATATGGACAGAGATACTAAGCATGAAGTTGGTGATCATTTACTTATGGGAGGAAAACGGTTTGCCTGTCACGAAATCTACCTGAG TGATAGCGACCAATCTGAAGAAGGCCTAAACATCGAACTTCAACATGATCTAATGGATAAAGTGGGATTAGTGGAATGTGCTTTATCTGAGTTTGCTCATGACCATCAGCTTACTATTGCG GAGGAAATGAGAGATCAACTATCAGTACTTGAAGCTGAGTTGACGGATGAAAGTGAGAAGCTTGCCTCCATACTAGAACGAGTTGAGAGAAACACTGAAGCTCAAAGGGAAATGAACAGAAAATTCGACATGCAATACCAGCGTAAAAT TGCAGAAGCCCTTGATGATCACCTAACTACGGTACAAAGGGATCACGAACACAGATCCCAAATTGAAGAAAGGAGAATAAGAGATGATGCAGCTCGTGAAGAGGCCAAGAGGAAAGAAAAAGCTCTTCATGAAGAAAAAGCCCGGCAAGAAAGGATCAGAGCAGAAACCAAG GTGCAGGCTAGGCTGGAAGCTGAAAGAGTTGAAAAGGAAAAAGCTGCCGCGCTGGAAGCTGAGAGAAAAGCAGCAAAAGAAGCTGCAGCTGCGTCAGATAAGAAGTCATCTGAGTCAGTGATGACTGCTTCTCCAGAGGCTAGCAAGGTTTCAAAGGATGTCACTAGTCAGCCTGCGAGACCCATATCTGAGGGGCAGAAACATTCAACAG GAAATACAATCAGGGTGACAGAAAATGCTCAAAAACTGGAGGAGAAAAGATTGTCCGTTTACAATGAAATAGCTGCGCAGAATGAAGCACTGGGATTGGGTTCAAACAAG GCTTACCGAAAGTTTGAAATGGAAATAGCCAGACGAATCAGAACTATCACTGGTTCAAAAGAAAATGTCAG AGTGAAAGCAGATGAATTAATCAAGCTAATTAGTGGTTCAACATGTCCACAATCCATCAGCATTGCAATGTTCGCACAGAAG GTGGTGTCCCTGTGTGTGAAGCCTACAGGAAGCTTTAACAGTGCAGTCTATGCTTATGGTCGTGTAATTGTCCATGTTACATCAAAG GTCCCTCTTGCCATGGAAATTCTCATAGCTGAGTTGAACAAAGTTTGCATTTACACAGTTCCTAAGTACATTATGTACTCAGAG GCAGCCTTCCAGACTAAAGAAGCTTACTACAAAGCTATTGGCTATGCAGAGGAAGATGGGAAGATAGAAAGTACTGATAGTTATGTGGATCGCTTAAGTGCATGCATGAAATTATATGGTGCACTTGTTCAG ACTGAAGTTGACGGCTGCCAAAACTTGCATGGGATCAGAGAAGGTTGGGCATGGATAGCCAGATTCTTAAATGTTTTCCCTGCAAATTTATACACCGCAGCTGCATTGCAGGCATTTCTTGAA ATGGCAGGTTTTGCTCTACACAAAAGATATAAGACACAATTCAGAAAGCTGCTGGATATTATTGCTAGAGATTTTCTAACTGCATTGAAAGATCGAGGTGATGCAAAGTTGGTCAAAGTGATTGTGAGTCTCCGGAGTTATATAGAGTCAAATCAGTTCCTGAATGAACCTGAGGGCTGGCGCCTCAGGAGTTCCTTGGAATCACACAATTTCGCTCCAGATTCAGATCATGATCAACAGTATCATTACCAACAGAATAGATTCTATTAG